One genomic region from Nocardioides plantarum encodes:
- a CDS encoding HAD domain-containing protein: protein MPTSADQPVIFLDVDGPLIPFGASGYPTFGSGFDNPLLERVDPSWGRQLSDLPGELVWATTWEEEANEVLGPLLGLAPLPVVVWPDGDVAWVPPGGHWKTEALLSWSKGRALVWIDDEISDADRSWIEENRTEPSYLLRVDHRVGLTRTDLTALEAWLLRVSC from the coding sequence ATGCCGACCTCAGCAGATCAGCCGGTCATCTTCCTCGACGTCGATGGCCCTCTGATCCCGTTCGGGGCCTCTGGTTATCCGACCTTCGGCAGTGGTTTTGACAATCCACTCCTGGAACGGGTCGACCCCTCGTGGGGCCGCCAACTGAGCGACCTACCCGGGGAGCTGGTGTGGGCGACGACATGGGAGGAGGAAGCCAACGAGGTCCTGGGACCCCTCCTCGGGCTAGCGCCTCTGCCAGTCGTGGTGTGGCCCGATGGGGATGTCGCGTGGGTCCCGCCGGGGGGGCATTGGAAGACAGAGGCCCTGCTGTCCTGGAGCAAGGGCCGAGCCCTGGTCTGGATCGACGACGAGATCTCGGATGCGGACCGATCGTGGATAGAGGAAAACCGAACTGAGCCGTCCTATCTGCTCCGTGTCGATCATCGTGTCGGCCTGACTCGGACGGACCTCACGGCGCTCGAGGCGTGGTTGCTGCGAGTGAGCTGTTGA
- a CDS encoding DUF2283 domain-containing protein, translating into MTYDPDANAAYIYLVPDNQSGDVVRTVPVDGGDHPWMVNLDVGSDGRLVGIEVLDARSLLPEALVE; encoded by the coding sequence GTGACCTACGACCCCGACGCGAACGCCGCCTACATCTACCTAGTTCCAGACAATCAGTCAGGCGACGTGGTTCGCACGGTTCCGGTCGACGGGGGCGACCACCCGTGGATGGTCAACCTTGATGTCGGCAGCGATGGGCGCCTTGTCGGTATAGAAGTACTCGACGCGCGCAGCCTATTGCCGGAGGCCCTCGTGGAGTAG
- a CDS encoding HNH endonuclease signature motif containing protein — translation MAQHTDTPGSGHPIEAVLCRFLDDLKGLADVPTWSMDAETTTRVVGLGARVAAGVAELEARSIRQAETLDLPGTAGCRNLARWVQRTTGVTRRSARAKAKLAAGLGDLEPTRAATARGDIHAEQAQAIANHVAVLDDEKVSAHDQARAEAFLLGEATGGHDADTLAAMGHAIWERLDPEGADEREAKALEAQEERARRRTRLTMGDDGDGLTHGRFSIPTATADAFRKQLHALAAPKHIRAEHGAGSYDWQKPSAERLGQAFTEWIETYDPTQLPKIGGLSATVIAIGDYDLLQGKLKAAQLETGTKISPTEYLRLACGAGIIPAWMNASGEVLALGRKHRFHTPAQRLAAIVEQRHCQHHSGCDVPGYLCHAHHTIPWAQGGTTDLRTTTLYCPYHHTRVHQPGHDPTRT, via the coding sequence ATGGCCCAGCACACCGACACCCCCGGATCGGGACACCCGATCGAGGCAGTGCTGTGCCGGTTCCTCGACGACCTCAAGGGTCTGGCGGACGTCCCGACCTGGTCGATGGACGCAGAGACCACCACCCGTGTGGTGGGTCTGGGTGCCCGGGTCGCCGCCGGTGTCGCCGAGCTCGAAGCCAGGTCGATCAGACAGGCCGAGACCCTCGACCTCCCCGGCACCGCCGGGTGCCGCAACCTCGCCCGGTGGGTCCAACGCACCACCGGGGTGACCCGACGGTCTGCTCGAGCAAAGGCCAAGCTCGCCGCAGGCCTGGGCGACCTCGAACCCACCAGGGCCGCGACGGCCCGCGGCGACATCCACGCCGAGCAGGCCCAGGCCATCGCCAACCATGTCGCGGTGTTGGACGACGAGAAGGTCTCGGCCCACGACCAGGCCCGCGCTGAGGCCTTCCTCCTCGGCGAAGCCACCGGCGGTCACGACGCCGACACCCTGGCGGCGATGGGCCACGCGATCTGGGAACGCCTGGACCCCGAGGGCGCCGACGAACGCGAGGCCAAAGCGTTGGAAGCCCAGGAAGAACGCGCCCGCAGACGCACCCGACTCACCATGGGCGACGACGGTGACGGACTGACCCACGGCCGGTTCTCCATCCCCACCGCCACCGCTGACGCGTTCCGCAAACAGCTCCACGCCCTCGCCGCCCCCAAACACATCCGCGCCGAGCACGGGGCCGGGTCCTACGACTGGCAGAAGCCCTCAGCCGAACGCCTCGGCCAGGCGTTCACCGAATGGATCGAGACCTACGACCCCACCCAGCTACCCAAGATCGGCGGCCTGTCCGCCACCGTGATCGCCATCGGCGACTACGACCTCCTCCAAGGCAAGCTCAAGGCTGCCCAGCTGGAGACCGGCACCAAGATCAGCCCCACCGAATACCTCCGCCTGGCCTGCGGCGCCGGGATCATCCCCGCCTGGATGAACGCATCCGGCGAAGTCCTCGCCCTGGGTAGGAAGCACAGGTTCCACACCCCCGCCCAACGCCTCGCCGCGATCGTCGAGCAACGCCACTGCCAACACCACAGTGGCTGCGACGTCCCCGGCTACCTGTGCCACGCCCACCACACCATCCCCTGGGCCCAGGGCGGCACCACCGACCTGAGGACCACCACGCTCTACTGCCCCTACCACCACACCCGCGTCCACCAACCCGGCCACGACCCCACGCGCACCTGA
- the cobM gene encoding precorrin-4 C(11)-methyltransferase, whose amino-acid sequence MTVHVVGAGPGAADLLTLRAAALLAAADVVLYPGTYLDAEVLSHCRPDARLVDTQGLDLDTMVATMVAAHGEGLDVVRLTSGDPSVYSAVAEQTRRLDLAGVPWDVTPGVASYAAAAAIVGRELTVPLVAQSVVLTRVQARSTAMPETESLAAFAATRATLAVHLAITRIREVMAEVGPHYGADCPVVVVYRASQPDQVVLHGTVADIADQVEAAGLRQAAVILVGRALARDGGESFLYSADRTRPV is encoded by the coding sequence GTGACCGTCCACGTCGTCGGGGCGGGGCCCGGGGCCGCCGACCTGCTCACCCTGCGCGCCGCGGCGCTGCTGGCCGCGGCCGACGTCGTGCTCTACCCCGGCACCTACCTCGACGCCGAGGTCCTCTCGCACTGCCGACCCGACGCCCGTCTCGTCGACACCCAGGGCCTCGACCTCGACACGATGGTGGCCACGATGGTGGCGGCGCACGGCGAGGGCCTCGACGTCGTCCGGCTGACCTCGGGTGACCCGTCGGTCTACAGCGCTGTCGCAGAGCAGACCCGCCGGCTCGACCTGGCCGGCGTGCCGTGGGACGTGACCCCCGGCGTGGCGTCGTACGCCGCCGCGGCGGCGATCGTCGGCCGCGAGCTCACCGTCCCCCTGGTGGCGCAGTCGGTCGTGCTGACCCGCGTCCAGGCCCGGTCGACCGCGATGCCCGAGACCGAGTCGCTCGCCGCGTTCGCGGCCACCCGCGCGACCCTGGCCGTGCACCTCGCCATCACCCGCATCCGCGAGGTGATGGCCGAGGTGGGCCCGCACTACGGCGCCGACTGCCCCGTCGTCGTGGTCTACCGCGCCAGCCAGCCCGACCAGGTCGTCCTGCACGGCACCGTGGCCGACATCGCCGACCAGGTCGAGGCAGCCGGCCTGCGCCAGGCCGCGGTGATCCTGGTCGGCCGCGCGCTGGCCCGCGACGGCGGCGAGTCGTTCCTGTACTCCGCCGATCGCACCCGTCCGGTCTGA
- the cbiE gene encoding precorrin-6y C5,15-methyltransferase (decarboxylating) subunit CbiE — protein sequence MPASLPSRVSVVGLGADGWAGLGEVARVRVAGADVVIGSTRQVALLPGDDAQQRQVWPSPLSYDLLADHADRDVVVLASGDPLLSGIATALRPLVGDRLEVLPAVSSVALARARMRWSAEETAVVTTVGRRLELVVRELAPGRRILVLTSGAGTPADLATLLTDAGYGASRLTVLGDLGAAHESRVEGPAADWSAASPALHVVAVECVGPVVGSWVAGLPDDAYEHDGQLTKRDLRASALARLAPQPGQLLWDLGAGAGSVGIEWLRAHPTCRAHAVERDPARAERIGRNAARLGVPGLEVVVGDALDVVPGLPRPHAIFVGGGATAPGLLDACREHLAPGGRLVVHGVTLETEQVLAAAYAEHGGELVRVAVETAAPIGSFTGWTPARAVTQWAWTKQDDR from the coding sequence GTGCCCGCCTCCCTGCCCTCCCGCGTCAGCGTCGTCGGCCTCGGCGCCGACGGCTGGGCCGGCCTCGGCGAGGTCGCCCGGGTGCGCGTCGCGGGCGCCGACGTCGTGATCGGCTCGACGCGCCAGGTGGCCCTCCTGCCCGGCGACGACGCACAGCAGCGACAGGTCTGGCCGAGCCCGCTGTCCTACGACCTCCTGGCCGACCACGCCGACCGCGACGTCGTCGTGCTGGCCTCCGGTGACCCGCTGCTGTCGGGCATCGCCACCGCGCTGCGCCCGCTCGTCGGCGACCGGCTCGAGGTACTGCCGGCGGTGTCGTCGGTAGCGCTCGCCCGCGCCCGGATGCGCTGGTCGGCCGAGGAGACGGCCGTGGTGACCACGGTCGGCCGGCGCCTGGAGCTGGTGGTCCGCGAGCTCGCTCCCGGGCGTCGGATCCTGGTGCTGACCAGCGGCGCCGGCACCCCCGCCGACCTCGCCACGCTCCTCACCGACGCGGGCTACGGCGCTAGCCGGCTGACCGTGCTCGGCGACCTGGGCGCCGCGCACGAGTCGCGGGTCGAGGGCCCTGCCGCCGACTGGTCGGCCGCCTCGCCCGCGCTCCACGTCGTCGCGGTCGAGTGCGTCGGTCCGGTGGTCGGCTCGTGGGTCGCCGGGCTGCCCGACGACGCCTACGAGCACGACGGCCAGCTCACCAAGCGCGACCTGCGCGCCTCGGCCCTGGCTCGCCTGGCCCCCCAGCCGGGCCAGCTGCTGTGGGACCTCGGCGCCGGTGCCGGGTCGGTCGGCATCGAGTGGCTGCGCGCCCACCCCACCTGCCGGGCCCACGCCGTCGAGCGCGACCCCGCCCGGGCCGAGCGCATCGGGCGCAACGCGGCCCGGCTCGGGGTCCCGGGGCTCGAGGTCGTGGTGGGCGACGCGCTCGACGTCGTACCCGGCCTGCCGCGCCCGCACGCGATCTTCGTCGGTGGTGGAGCGACCGCCCCCGGGCTCCTCGACGCGTGCCGCGAGCACCTGGCCCCCGGCGGCCGTCTCGTCGTCCACGGCGTGACGCTGGAGACCGAGCAGGTCCTCGCGGCGGCGTACGCCGAGCACGGCGGCGAGCTGGTCCGCGTGGCGGTCGAGACCGCGGCGCCGATCGGGTCGTTCACCGGCTGGACGCCGGCCCGGGCCGTGACGCAGTGGGCGTGGACCAAGCAGGACGACCGGTGA
- a CDS encoding VWA domain-containing protein, whose protein sequence is MPQHYPFSAVVDAGDMSLALVLTTISPEIGGVLVRGEKGTAKSTIVRALAAVLPPIDVVAGDRFSAAPGSSSPDSGGAPYAADAAVETRPVRLVELPVGATEDRVLGSLHLERALSEGKAEYEPGLLAKAHRGLLYVDEVNLLHDHLVDLLLDAAAMGRSTVERDGVSVSHDARFVLVGTMNPEEGELRPQLLDRFGLTVEVRAPRDPALRVEVVRRRMAFDADPVTFAASYDEGERVVTARILAAQARVGSVALGDDMLLRIAELCAAFDVDGMRADIVTARTAVAHAAWHDRDAVTLEDVRVAARLSLPHRRRRNPFDAPGLDEDLLDEVLGDDEPEPEPPGPGGDGGGDSGDGDGDGGGPDDGGEGGLETGASAPSSTDVGAPSSTDVETPSSTDAGAPSSEGSPSETNATAGTPYRARLFTVHGTGAGEAGRRSRAITSSGRRVGATSATGGGQGPIHLLETLRAAAPHQAVRGRTTGPLRFHGSDLRVATREGQEANLVLFCVDASGSMAARKRMEQVKTAILSLLLDAYRRRDKVGLVTFRGAAAELALPPTRSVDVAARRLDGLPAGGRTPLAEGLLEAHRVLALERVRDPRRRPLLVVVTDGRATSGADAVARSQRAAGLLAAEGVASLVIDCEAGAMRLGLAAVLAEHLQAQHVPVGEVTAEALAGAVRAA, encoded by the coding sequence ATGCCACAGCACTACCCCTTCTCCGCCGTCGTCGACGCCGGTGACATGTCCCTGGCCCTGGTGCTGACGACCATCTCGCCCGAGATCGGCGGCGTCCTGGTGCGCGGCGAGAAGGGCACCGCGAAGTCGACGATCGTGCGCGCCCTGGCCGCGGTCCTCCCGCCGATCGACGTGGTGGCGGGCGACCGGTTCTCCGCGGCGCCGGGCTCGTCGTCGCCGGACTCCGGCGGGGCGCCGTACGCCGCCGACGCCGCCGTCGAGACCCGCCCGGTCCGCCTCGTCGAGCTGCCCGTCGGGGCCACCGAGGACCGCGTGCTCGGCTCGCTGCACCTCGAGCGCGCCCTCTCCGAGGGCAAGGCCGAGTACGAGCCGGGCCTGCTCGCCAAGGCCCACCGTGGCCTCCTCTACGTCGACGAGGTCAACCTGCTGCACGACCACCTCGTCGACCTGCTGCTCGACGCGGCCGCGATGGGGCGCTCGACCGTCGAGCGCGACGGCGTCTCGGTCTCCCACGACGCACGGTTCGTCCTGGTCGGCACCATGAACCCCGAGGAGGGCGAGCTGCGCCCGCAGCTGCTCGACCGGTTCGGGCTCACCGTCGAGGTCAGGGCACCGCGCGACCCGGCGCTGCGCGTCGAGGTCGTCCGGCGCCGGATGGCCTTCGACGCCGACCCCGTCACCTTCGCGGCGTCGTACGACGAGGGCGAGCGCGTCGTCACCGCGCGCATCCTCGCCGCACAGGCCCGGGTCGGGTCGGTCGCGCTGGGCGACGACATGCTGCTGCGGATCGCCGAGCTGTGCGCGGCCTTCGACGTCGACGGCATGCGCGCCGACATCGTCACCGCCCGCACCGCCGTCGCGCACGCCGCCTGGCACGACCGCGACGCGGTCACGCTCGAGGACGTGCGCGTCGCCGCCCGTCTCTCGCTGCCCCACCGACGCCGGCGCAACCCGTTCGACGCCCCCGGTCTCGACGAGGACCTGCTCGACGAGGTCCTCGGCGACGACGAGCCGGAGCCGGAGCCGCCGGGGCCCGGTGGTGATGGTGGCGGTGATAGCGGCGACGGTGATGGTGATGGTGGTGGGCCTGACGACGGCGGTGAGGGTGGTCTCGAGACAGGCGCTAGCGCGCCTTCCTCGACCGACGTGGGGGCGCCTTCCTCGACCGACGTGGAGACGCCTTCCTCGACCGACGCGGGGGCGCCCTCCTCCGAGGGGTCACCGTCCGAGACCAACGCAACCGCCGGGACGCCCTACCGCGCCCGGCTCTTCACCGTGCACGGCACCGGGGCCGGCGAGGCAGGTCGACGCAGCCGGGCGATCACGTCGTCGGGTCGGCGGGTCGGCGCGACCTCAGCGACCGGCGGCGGCCAGGGGCCGATCCACCTGCTCGAGACGCTGCGTGCGGCGGCGCCCCACCAGGCGGTCCGCGGCCGCACCACCGGGCCGCTCCGATTCCACGGCAGCGACCTGCGCGTCGCGACCCGGGAGGGCCAGGAGGCCAACCTGGTGCTGTTCTGCGTCGACGCGTCGGGGTCGATGGCCGCGCGCAAGCGCATGGAGCAGGTCAAGACCGCCATCCTCAGCCTGCTGCTCGACGCCTACCGGCGCCGCGACAAGGTCGGCCTGGTGACGTTCCGTGGGGCTGCCGCCGAGCTGGCCCTGCCTCCGACGCGGTCGGTCGACGTCGCCGCGCGTCGTCTCGACGGCCTGCCCGCCGGCGGCCGTACCCCGCTGGCCGAGGGCCTCCTCGAGGCACACCGCGTCCTCGCGCTCGAGCGGGTGCGCGACCCACGCCGCCGCCCGCTGCTCGTCGTGGTCACCGACGGTCGCGCGACCAGCGGGGCCGACGCGGTCGCCCGGTCCCAGCGCGCCGCGGGGCTCCTGGCCGCCGAGGGGGTCGCCTCGCTCGTCATCGACTGCGAGGCCGGCGCGATGCGGCTCGGGCTGGCCGCGGTGCTCGCCGAGCACCTGCAAGCCCAGCACGTGCCCGTCGGCGAGGTCACCGCCGAGGCCCTCGCCGGTGCGGTGCGCGCCGCATGA
- the bluB gene encoding 5,6-dimethylbenzimidazole synthase yields the protein MSVAPGLYDVIERRRDVRAEFTGAEVPDEVLARVLGAAHAAPSVGHSQPWDFVLVQDRRTRARFHEHVTAERATYAASLPPDRAATFDRIRVEGVLDATLGIVVTHDPDRGGPQVLGRHAIDDAGLYSTCLAIQNLWLAATAEDLGVGWVSFYREPFLRELLAVPERVRPIAWLCVGPVSHHHDVPDLERHGWRQRRPLADAVHHEAYGRRR from the coding sequence ATGAGCGTCGCCCCCGGCCTCTACGACGTCATCGAGCGCCGTCGCGACGTCCGCGCGGAGTTCACCGGTGCCGAGGTGCCCGACGAGGTCCTCGCCCGCGTGCTCGGAGCCGCGCACGCCGCACCCAGCGTCGGACACAGCCAGCCCTGGGACTTCGTCCTCGTGCAGGACCGACGCACCCGCGCACGCTTCCACGAGCACGTCACCGCCGAGCGCGCGACGTACGCCGCCTCGCTGCCGCCCGACCGCGCCGCGACCTTCGACCGGATCCGGGTCGAGGGGGTCCTGGACGCCACCCTGGGGATCGTCGTCACCCACGACCCCGACCGGGGCGGGCCGCAGGTCCTCGGCCGGCACGCGATCGACGACGCCGGCCTCTACTCGACCTGCCTGGCGATCCAGAACCTCTGGCTCGCGGCCACCGCCGAGGACCTCGGTGTCGGCTGGGTGTCGTTCTACCGCGAGCCCTTCCTGCGCGAGCTGCTCGCCGTTCCCGAGCGCGTCCGGCCGATCGCGTGGCTCTGCGTCGGTCCGGTCTCGCACCACCACGACGTACCCGACCTCGAGCGGCACGGCTGGCGTCAGCGCCGACCGCTGGCCGACGCGGTCCACCACGAGGCCTACGGGCGGAGGCGCTGA
- the cobO gene encoding cob(I)yrinic acid a,c-diamide adenosyltransferase, with protein MPQGKPVVVPDDGLTTAQRRNQPLLMVNTGDGKGKSTAAFGLAIRAWNQGWDVGVFQFVKSAKWRIGEQTVLERLGELHAETGEGGPVEWHKMGSGWSWSRKAGEAEDHARDAAEGWAEVKRRIAEERHDLYVLDEFTYPMQWGWVDVDDVVSTLTHRPGRQYVVVTGRRAHPALVEAADLVTEMTKVKHQMDRGQKGQKGIEW; from the coding sequence ATGCCGCAGGGGAAGCCGGTCGTCGTGCCGGACGACGGACTGACCACCGCGCAGCGGCGCAACCAGCCGCTGCTGATGGTCAACACCGGCGACGGCAAGGGCAAGTCGACCGCCGCGTTCGGGCTCGCGATCCGGGCCTGGAACCAGGGCTGGGACGTCGGGGTCTTCCAGTTCGTCAAGTCCGCCAAGTGGCGCATCGGCGAGCAGACCGTGCTCGAACGGCTCGGCGAGCTGCACGCCGAGACTGGCGAGGGCGGCCCCGTCGAGTGGCACAAGATGGGCTCGGGCTGGTCGTGGTCGCGCAAAGCCGGCGAGGCCGAGGACCACGCCCGTGACGCCGCGGAGGGGTGGGCCGAGGTCAAGCGCCGGATTGCCGAGGAGCGCCACGACCTCTACGTGCTCGACGAGTTCACCTATCCGATGCAGTGGGGCTGGGTCGACGTCGACGACGTGGTCTCCACGCTCACCCACCGGCCCGGACGCCAGTACGTCGTCGTCACCGGGCGCCGCGCCCACCCCGCGCTCGTCGAGGCCGCCGACCTGGTCACCGAGATGACCAAGGTCAAGCACCAGATGGACCGCGGCCAGAAGGGCCAGAAGGGCATCGAGTGGTAG